The nucleotide sequence ATCCGGTGCCGGTCGAAGTCGGCGCCGAAGGTGCGGCCGGTGGCGCCGATCAGGAACGAGAGCAGGCCCCAGTAGACGAGGAAGTCCTCGGTGAAGCGGGGGTCGAGGTCCAGTTCCACCGGTTCCACGGTGTGGCCGAGCCGTTCGAGGGTCGCCACGGTCTCGTCCACGGCGGCCCGGGTGACGGCGTCGGCGCGGACGCCGTTCGGCGAGTCGACCAGGAACCCGATGCGCAGGCGGCGGTCCGACGGGCCCTCGACGAGTCCCAGGGGCGGGAGTGCGGGGTTGCGCCAGTGGGTCTCGGCGGCGGCGAGGAACGCGGCGGTGTCCCGTACGGACCGGCTCACGATGCCGTCGGAGACGATGTCCAGGGGCAGCCGGCGGCTCTGGTCGTTGGTCACGACCCGGCCGCGGGTCGGCTTGAGTCCGACGAGTCCGCAGCAGGCCGCGGGGATGCGGATCGAGCCGCCGCCGTCGTTGGCGTGGGCGATGGGTACCGCTCCGGCGGCGACGAGCGCGGCGCTGCCGCCCGATGAACCCCCGGCCGAGTACGCGGTGTTCCACGGGTTGCGCACCGGTTCGGCGTGCTCGTACTCGGTGGCCGGGCTGAAGCCGAACTCGGGGAGCCTGGTCTTGCCGAGGACGGTGACGCCGCTGCTCAGGAGCTGTCGGGCGAAGGGTGCGTGGCGGCGCGCGGTCCTCGGGGTGAAGGCGGCGCTGCCGTGGCCGGTGGGCAGGCCGAGGAAGTCGGTGTTGTCCTTGACGAAGGTCGGCACTCCGGCGAGTGCGCCGCCCGCCGTGCCGGGCACGGGGGCGTCGACGCGCGTCTGGACTGCGTGCAGCCGCGCCTCGACCTGCCGTACCCGCTCGGCGGCGTCCTCGGCGACCTCGGCGGCGCCGACCTCGCCCCGCCGTATCGCCTCGGCGAGCCCGACGGCGTCGTGCTCCCCCAGCGCGTCGTCCCGGAAGGCGTGCACCGTCTCGCGTTCCTCGAAAGTCGTCACCGCTACCTCAGCCCCCGGCCGTGTGGATGTTGGCCGCCAGCATGCCCTACCAACCGGTAACACGCGAGACAAAGAGAAAGGCAAGGAGGGAAAACCACTCCTTGCCACTCTCAACTTATAGCGCACAGGGGGGCTTGCGGCAAGGCCCCCGTCGTACGGCAGAATCCACAGCCGTACCAATTGACCTGCGGAAACGGGGCGGTTCTCATGTTTGACGTGATCGTTGTCGGTGGCGGTCCGACCGGCTTGATGCTGGCCGGCGAACTGCGGCTGCACGGCGTGCGCGTACTCGTGCTGGAGAAGGAGACGGAGCCGACGCGGCAGTCCCGCGCGCAGGGGCTGCACGTCCGCAGCATCGAGGTGATGGCCCAGCGCGGGCTCCTGGAGCGCTTCCTCGAACGCGGGCACACGGTCGCGGTCGGCGGCTTCTTCGCCGGTCTGGCGACCTCGTGGCCCGAGCGGCTGGACACCGCGCACTCGTACGTCCTCGCCGTCCCGCAGGTGATCACCGAGCAGCTGCTGGCCGAGCACGCCACCGCACTCGGAGCCGAGATCCGACGCGGCCGGGCACTGGTCGGTCTCCGCCAGGACGAGGACGGCGTGACGGTCGACCTGGCCGACGGCGAACAGCTGCGCGCACGGTACGTCGTCGGCTGCGACGGCGGCCGCAGCACGGTGCGCAAGCTGCTCGGCGTGGCGTTCCCCGGCGAGCCGTCCAGGGTCGAGACCCTGCTCGGCGAGATGGAGATGACCGCCTCCCAGGAGGAGTTGACCTCCGTCATGACCGAGGTCCGCAAGACCCAGCAGCGATTCGGCGCGATGCCCCTGGGGGACGGGGTCTTCCGCGTCGTCGTCCCCGCCGAGGGCGTCGCCGAGGACCGGACGGCCTCCCCGACCCTCGACGAGTTCAAGCAGCAGCTGCGGGCCCACGCCGGGACGGACTTCGGCGTGCACTCGCCCCGGTGGCTCTCCCGCTTCGGCGACGCCACCCGACAGGCCGAGCGCTACCGGGTCGACCGGGTGTTCCTCGCTGGCGACGCGGCGCACATCCACCCGCCGACCGGCGGGCAGGGCCTCAACCTCGGCATCCAGGACGCGTTCAACCTCGGCTGGAAGCTGGCCGCCGAGGTCGACGGCTGGGCGCCGGAGGGACTCCTCGACACGTACCACGCCGAGCGGCACCCGGTGGCCACCGAGGTCCTGGACAACACCCGCGCGCAGATCCAGCTGATGTCGACGGAGCCGGGGCCGCAGGCGGTCCGCCGGCTCATGGCGGAACTCGTGGAGTTCGAGAACGTCAACCGGTACCTGATCGAGAAGATCACGGCGATCTCGGTCCGTTACGACGTCGGCGAGGGCCACGAGCTGCTCGGCCGCCGGATGCGGGACCTCGCGCTCAAGCACGGCCGGCTCTACGAGCGGATGCACGAGGGCCGTGGACTGCTGCTCGACCAGACCGGCCGGCTCTCGGTCGCCGGGTGGGAGGACCGGGTCGACCACGTCGTCGAGGTCAGCGAGGAACTGGACGTGCCCGCGGTGCTGCTGCGTCCCGACGGCCACGTCGTGTGGGCGGGCGAGGACCAGCAGGAGCTGCTCACCCGGATGCCCGCGTGGTTCGGCGCCGCCACGGCCGGCTGAGCCGCCGGGGGCGCCGCCCCCGCGCACCGCTCAGGGGCGGGGGCCCTCGACGCCCCCGCCCCGCCGCGTGACCTCCCGCCGCAGTGCCAGGGCCGCAGCCCCGGTGACGGCAAGAGGGACGCACAGCAGCAGGAAGAGCTGCGAGATGCCCCAGCCGGCGCCGATGAGCACCCCGCCGAGCACTCCGCTGGCGAGCGTGCCCAGGCGGCCCCAGCCGCTCATCCAGCCCATGCCGGTCGCCCGCAGCGTCGCCGGGTAGGCCAGCGCCCCGACCGCCTGGAGCGCGCCGAGGGACGCGCCCAGGCACACGCCGAGGACCGCCACCAGCACGAACATCCCCGTGTGGCCGGTGCGTGCGGCCGCCGTGACGCCGACGACCAGCGCGCTGAGCGACGACGCCAGCGCGAGGGCGCGGAAGCGGTCGTACCGCCGCAGGCCGAGCGAGGCGAGGAGCTGTCCGCAGAGGGTCCCGGCGCCGAAGAGCCCGACGGCGAAACCGGTGCGCGCGGCCGTGAGTCCGGCCCGTTCCCCCAGCAGCGGAAGGTAGTTGAGGAGCAGGAAGACGACGCCGAGCAGGACGAAGTAGCAGAACCAGATCAGCAGGGTGGTCCCGGTGAAGGCGCGGGACAGCACGAGGGCGCCGACCCGCTGCCGTGGCTGTCGCTCCTGGTCCCTGGCGCCGGTCAGGTCGACGTGGGAGGTGTCCCGGCCGGGGGCGAGCAGCGCGAGGGTCTCGCGGATCCGCTCGGCCGGGCGGCCACGGGCGAGCAGGACGCTCACCGACTCCGGGACGTAGGCGACGACGAGGGGGATCAGCAGCAGCGGGGCGAGGCCGCAGATCGCGAGGGCCGCGGGCCAGCCGAGGCCCGGGATGACGGTCGAGGCGAAGAGTCCGCCCGCCACCGTCCCGGCGGCGACGCCCGCGAAGGCGAGCGCCACGACGGGTGCGCGGCGGGCGGCCGGTGTCGCGTCGGCGACGACCGCCATGACGACCGGGGCGACCGCGCCGAGCCCGGCACAGGCGACGACGCGGAGGGTCGCGAAGGGTCCCACGGTCGTGGTGAGGGCCATCGCCGCCGTGGCCGCCCCGAAGAGGAGGAGGCCCGCGACGGTCACGCCCTTGCGTCCGTACCGGTCGGCCAGCGGTCCGGCGACGGCTCCGCCGGCGGCCATGCTGAGCACCCCGGCGGTCACGGTGGTGGTGACCGCGCTCATCGAGGTGCCCCAGTCGCGGATGAGGTGGGGGTAGACGAAGCTCGCGATGCTGATGTCGAGTCCTTCGGCGATCATCACCATGAGGCCGATCAGGGCGACGAGCCGCTGTCTCGGTCCCATCGGGGCTTCGTCGAGGAACTCCTGGACGCTCAGCCGCGCCGGCGGTGGCGGTGCCCCGGCCCGTCCTGGGCCCGGAGCGGAGTGGAGACGCATGGCGTTGGCCTTTCCGTGGGGGTGGTTCCGTCGGCTTCCGGTCCGTCGCGGGGGGGGGCTGTTCCGTCAGGTGCCGGCCCGTCGCGGGGGGGGGCTGTTCCGTCAGGTGCCGGTCCATTTCGGGGGGCGCTTCTCCACGAAGGCCCGCGGGCCCTCCACCGCGTCCCGGCTGACCATGCGCCGCTCCTCCCAGACGTACCGGGTGGCGAAGGCCCGTTCCAGCGGCAGGCCGGCCGAGACGGTCGCGGCCTCCTTCGCCGCCCGCAGGGCGAGCGGCGCGCAGCTCAGGACGTCCTCGAGCCAGCCGTCGAGACAGGCGTCGAGGCGGTGCGCCGGGACGACCTCGTTGACCAGGCCCAGTTCGTACGCGCGGGCGGCGGTCATCCGGCGGCCGGTGAGCAGGTGTCCCATGGCGACGCGGAAGGGCGCCTGCCGGGTCAGCCGGAACACCCCTCCGGCGCCCGCCACGAGTCCCAGTCGCGCCTCGGTCAGGGCGAACTCGGCGTGCTCCGCGGCGATCACGATGTCGCAGGCCATGGCCAGTTCGAAACCGCCGCCCAGGGCGTAGCCGTTGACCCGGGCGATCAACGGCTTGAACAGCGAGAACCGTTCGGTCAGCCGGGGCCAGCCGGGTTTGCCGCGGCTGCCGAACGTGGCGGGCGGGGTGCCCCGTTCGTCCCGGCCGGCGAGCTCCTTGAGGTCCTGGCCGACCGAGAACGAGCGCTCGCCCGCACCGGTCAGGACGCCGACCCAGAGGTCGTCGTCGGCCTCGAAGTCGTCCCAGACACTGGCCAGTTCGGCGTGCGTCCGCAGGTCCGTGGCGTTCA is from Streptomyces venezuelae ATCC 10712 and encodes:
- a CDS encoding amidase, which encodes MTTFEERETVHAFRDDALGEHDAVGLAEAIRRGEVGAAEVAEDAAERVRQVEARLHAVQTRVDAPVPGTAGGALAGVPTFVKDNTDFLGLPTGHGSAAFTPRTARRHAPFARQLLSSGVTVLGKTRLPEFGFSPATEYEHAEPVRNPWNTAYSAGGSSGGSAALVAAGAVPIAHANDGGGSIRIPAACCGLVGLKPTRGRVVTNDQSRRLPLDIVSDGIVSRSVRDTAAFLAAAETHWRNPALPPLGLVEGPSDRRLRIGFLVDSPNGVRADAVTRAAVDETVATLERLGHTVEPVELDLDPRFTEDFLVYWGLLSFLIGATGRTFGADFDRHRMDGLSRGLREEYLKSWRRTPAVLRRLKRTKVAYAAAFRGLDLVLTPVLAHTTPRIGHLSPTVPYPTLVERILAYVAFTPVNNVVGTPSISVPAATTTPDGLPVGVMFSGRPGSERNLLEVAYALEADRPFRRIQDVSRPERA
- a CDS encoding MFS transporter, producing the protein MRLHSAPGPGRAGAPPPPARLSVQEFLDEAPMGPRQRLVALIGLMVMIAEGLDISIASFVYPHLIRDWGTSMSAVTTTVTAGVLSMAAGGAVAGPLADRYGRKGVTVAGLLLFGAATAAMALTTTVGPFATLRVVACAGLGAVAPVVMAVVADATPAARRAPVVALAFAGVAAGTVAGGLFASTVIPGLGWPAALAICGLAPLLLIPLVVAYVPESVSVLLARGRPAERIRETLALLAPGRDTSHVDLTGARDQERQPRQRVGALVLSRAFTGTTLLIWFCYFVLLGVVFLLLNYLPLLGERAGLTAARTGFAVGLFGAGTLCGQLLASLGLRRYDRFRALALASSLSALVVGVTAAARTGHTGMFVLVAVLGVCLGASLGALQAVGALAYPATLRATGMGWMSGWGRLGTLASGVLGGVLIGAGWGISQLFLLLCVPLAVTGAAALALRREVTRRGGGVEGPRP
- a CDS encoding rifampin monooxygenase Rox — encoded protein: MFDVIVVGGGPTGLMLAGELRLHGVRVLVLEKETEPTRQSRAQGLHVRSIEVMAQRGLLERFLERGHTVAVGGFFAGLATSWPERLDTAHSYVLAVPQVITEQLLAEHATALGAEIRRGRALVGLRQDEDGVTVDLADGEQLRARYVVGCDGGRSTVRKLLGVAFPGEPSRVETLLGEMEMTASQEELTSVMTEVRKTQQRFGAMPLGDGVFRVVVPAEGVAEDRTASPTLDEFKQQLRAHAGTDFGVHSPRWLSRFGDATRQAERYRVDRVFLAGDAAHIHPPTGGQGLNLGIQDAFNLGWKLAAEVDGWAPEGLLDTYHAERHPVATEVLDNTRAQIQLMSTEPGPQAVRRLMAELVEFENVNRYLIEKITAISVRYDVGEGHELLGRRMRDLALKHGRLYERMHEGRGLLLDQTGRLSVAGWEDRVDHVVEVSEELDVPAVLLRPDGHVVWAGEDQQELLTRMPAWFGAATAG
- the dpgD gene encoding enoyl-CoA-hydratase DpgD, producing the protein MLDDLRCVRYEKRGHVAYVTLDRPHVLNATDLRTHAELASVWDDFEADDDLWVGVLTGAGERSFSVGQDLKELAGRDERGTPPATFGSRGKPGWPRLTERFSLFKPLIARVNGYALGGGFELAMACDIVIAAEHAEFALTEARLGLVAGAGGVFRLTRQAPFRVAMGHLLTGRRMTAARAYELGLVNEVVPAHRLDACLDGWLEDVLSCAPLALRAAKEAATVSAGLPLERAFATRYVWEERRMVSRDAVEGPRAFVEKRPPKWTGT